From one Anopheles bellator chromosome 1, idAnoBellAS_SP24_06.2, whole genome shotgun sequence genomic stretch:
- the LOC131216057 gene encoding protein Aatf produces the protein MAKKPITLSDKISKLFIPDAGSGSDESGDEAAPKFSEFDEVPDGPERSSALSEIRKRNIKFLEDIDQKYEGAISSRKEAFGEEGASDEDGGDDFDEDSDDDDFDDGEVDDESVAPTKEKRKSILFIKQPSSDEQGSDESDGDEESESNSEEHTEESHDEDETVHGYTQPKEPSEQRTKLITDENRQEAIGKGLAVQNQLKLWERMLEMRIKVQPCLVSANSLPAGVSFEKFCTDSDQFRKKANQATKSITEALDALLSLQEKLFEGFAETKNLLKSGSKRKSSSSTGSSNAKRATMQEYEKCIASRTNDMAEYRNSVLLKWHDRTKIAASVRNQKQSVSVLKKIEDSLINREELVRKTQLYRGGHKLLGRLEEIKTVETKSAQGNATLPDQAETPVYDGEIYDDSDFYHQLLRELIEYKTNTTDSPQEIANKLVELQKLRSKMKKNVDTRATKGRKIRYVVHNKLVNFMAPVPDYEWTDEAKDELFGSLFGKISASTTQ, from the exons ATGGCGAAAAAGCCAATAACACTCTCGGACAAGATAAGCAAACTGTTTATCCCCGATGCTGGCTCGGGTTCTGATGAGTCCGGGGATGAAGCCGCACCCAAGTTCAGTGAATTTGATGAAGTGCCGGACGGCCCGGAACGCAGTTCCGCACTGAGTGAGATTCGCAAGCGGAACATCAAGTTTCTCGAGGATATCGACCAGAAGTATGAAGGAGCCATCTCGTCGCGAAAGGAAGCTTTCGGAGAAGAAGGGGCCAGCGATGAGGATGGAGGAGACGACTTTGATGAGGAcagtgatgacgatgatttcGATGACGGCGAGGTCGATGATGAAAGTGTAGCACCCACTAAAGAGAAACGAAAGTCTATTCTCTTTATAAAACAACCTTCTAGCGACGAACAAGGGTCAGATGAATCGGACGGCGATGAGGAGTCGGAATCGAATTCGGAGGAACACACGGAAGAATCacacgacgaagacgaaacAGTACACGGCTACACACAACCGAAGGAACCGAGCGAACAAAGGACTAAGCTGATCACGGATGAAAATCGCCAGGAAGCGATAGGAAAAGGTTTGGCCGTACAAAACCAGCTGAAGTTGTGGGAACGGATGCTGGAGATGCGCATCAAAGTGCAACCGTGTTTGGTATCGGCCAACAGCTTACCCGCGGGTGTCTCATTCGAAAAATTCTGCACCGATAGTGACCAGTTTCGGAAGAAGGCCAACCAAGCGACGAAGTCCATCACTGAGGCCCTAGATGCCCTTCTTTCGCTTCAGGAGAAACTGTTCGAAGGATTCGCGGAAACAAAGAATTTACTCAAAAGTGGTTCGAAGAGGAAGTCATCGTCGAGCACCGGCTCGTCCAACGCGAAACGTGCCACGATGCAGGAGTACGAAAAGTGCATCGCCAGCCGAACAAACGATATGGCCGAATATAGGAATAGCGTCCTGTTGAAATGGCACGACCGTACGAAAATTGCCGCTAGTGTGCGGAATCAGAAgcagtcggtgtcggtgctgaAGAAAATCGAAGACAGTCTCATAAACCGGGAGGAGCTAGTGCGGAAAACGCAACTGTATCGCGGAGGTCACAAATTACTTGGACGTCTTGAAGAAATCAAGACGGTTGAAACAAAAAGTGCGCAAGGTAACGCAACCCTCCCGGACCAGGCGGAAACCCCCGTTTATGATGGGGAAATATACGACGATTCCGATTTCTACCATCAGCTGCTGCGGGAGCTTATAGAATACAAAACTAATACCACCGATAGCCCACAGGAGATAGCGAACAAGTTGGTGGAATTGCAGAAACTGcgaagcaaaatgaaaaagaatgtCGACACGCGCGCGACCAAGGGACGAAAAATTCG ATACGTGGTGCACAATAAGTTGGTCAATTTCATGGCCCCAGTACCGGACTACGAGTGGACGGACGAAGCGAAAGATGAGCTGTTTGGGTCGCTGTTTGGTAAAATTTCTGCATCAACCACTCAATGA
- the LOC131210153 gene encoding DIS3-like exonuclease 2, translated as MSAEEFVRRLRDDIVDTTRKMVEDGTASTSNQSSSVDERGKGKMKKQPMEFIPLELEESYRDKPIVARGSECEDDEPPPPGTPDLKQVERKRKNDSERKETSKDKEKKKKEPNTKNGAMGENEAKEASKGKEKSQKEVKSKNGARDEKDGEKKLAELKGMIKNVRSQIVELKQSTVPNAKNRSKATSISSADDQKVSKKLPHSSADSFSRSDLDEERKLKEEKRAAKQQKRTQIKAERKMQKNTANQILPEPKSTVQTSKNIEMDDLPHEHQLLLTLFMLSSKGRSKFIENLGLEFGLLQPHPVKKHVVLVNENHRKVSEELFAAGLKYITNLKSTKQNNDSAELGSQVGQKKTKTAGQRTFAYQVSYLLNNGKQQPVEEYKPELILKEDSSTDLDSFVASLVTNGTGYLVEGLLRVNSRNNAQAFVDDPHRKANIYIHSIALRQCAMDGDRVRVFVMNRSAQAPPTDKLVPPTSDTDVKRNTDVSLSEDTMPVESTDELESAEFKNNFGFVVAILEKRHKRQCVGKFLPLSAGKKHYRMFAPRDMRIPPMKVLQHDLPNAFLEPNGGGAGDADVIDPNDVIYQAEIVEWHDEVPVGTILRPIGKCDSLEVENEAILVEYNLDVTPYEDSILAQLPPLPYRIPEEELVRREDLRGECVFTIDPATARDLDDALSCKVLSDGNYEIVVHISDVTYFLHERSDLDELVKLRATSIYMVDAVHHMLPKQLCNTCSLLPGQDKLAFSVIWTIRPDDASVLSTRFTRSVINSCAQLSYEHAQLMLDNASGALDEERLPEILHGHTASGLRDIVNRLQSIAVQIRKRRMDDGCLKINQPKLTFRLDPATGRPLDYGVYQLRASNEMIEDFMLLANMSVAEKISSSFPAISLLRNHRPPAGNMMKQLARNLGVLGHTFAFHSSKAIRESMEAIIDSAEHPDAASSVLNVLLSKPMTRANYFCSSFSDSPQDHEHFALAAQMYTHFTSPIRRYADCLVHRVLAASIEVGEVPQRSPDELQRLASICNEKKYNAKLAGDASSQLYFRHWLRMVGEHETMAAVMGCSPQSIDLVLIHTGIAVRVGTKKLSATSSIVVKPMEPVDSFLLVPKDTSIPSLVLKLFAKVRVTIKVVNDAIVVTSVLPIVAAPSSTHDSNTTEEVLTEKTVTDLCDDMASARVY; from the exons ATGTCGGCGGAGGAATTCGTTCGTCGGCTAAGAGACGATATTGTGGATACTACACGTAAAATGGTCGAAGATGGAACCGCGTCAACATCTAACCAAAGTAGTTCCGTCGATGAGCGTGGAAAGGGGAAGATGAAAAAGCAACCCATGGAATTTATTCCACTGGAGCTGGAGGAAAGCTACCGAGATAAGCCGATCGTGGCAAGGGGCAGTGAGTGTGAAGACGATGAGCCTCCTCCGCCGGGAACACCAGATTTGAAGCAAGTCGAGAGGAAACGGAAGAATGATTCTGAACGGAAAGAAACTTCCAAGgataaggaaaaaaagaagaaagaaccCAATACTAAGAATGGTGCAATGGgcgaaaacgaagcaaaggAAGCTTCCAAGGGTAAGGAAAAATCGCAGAAAGAAGTCAAGAGCAAGAACGGTGCGCGGGACGAAaaggatggcgaaaagaagctgGCCGAACTGAAGggaatgataaaaaatgtgaGGTCTCAGATCGTTGAACTAAAACAGTCCACTGTCCCCAACGCGAAAAACAGGTCCAAGGCGACTTCGATTTCGTCTGCCGATGACCAAAAGGTTAGCAAAAAACTACCACACTCCAGCGCCGACTCTTTTAGTCGTTCCGATTTGGATGAAGAGCGGAAGCTCAAGGAAGAGAAACGTGCtgcaaagcaacaaaaacgcacCCAAATCAAggcggaaaggaaaatgcaaaagaacACGGCGAACCAGATTCTACCGGAGCCGAAAAGCACCGTACAGACGAGTAAAAACATCGAAATGGACGATCTCCCTCACGAGCACCAGTTGCTGTTGACGTTGTTCATGTTGAGCTCCAAGGGACGTTCGAAGTTTATCGAGAATCTGGGTCTAGAGTTCGGCTTGCTTCAGCCGCACCCCGTCAAAAAGCACGTGGTGCTGGTGAATGAAAATCACCGTAAGGTTTCCGAAGAACTGTTTGCGGCAGGGTTAAAATACATCACAAACttgaaaagcacaaaacagaATAACGATTCCGCGGAGCTTGGGTCGCAGGTTGGCcagaagaaaacgaagacAGCCGGACAGAGAACGTTCGCGTATCAGGTTAGCTACCTGTTGAATAATGGAAAGCAACAGCCAGTGGAAGAGTATAAACCCGAGCTGATACTCAAGGAAGATTCCTCGACTGACCTAGATTCATTCGTGGCTAGTCTGGTAACCAACGGCACTGGTTACCTGGTGGAAGGCCTTCTGCGCGTTAATTCTCGCAACAATGCTCAAGCGTTTGTCGACGATCCGCACCGAAAAGCGAATATTTACATACATTCCATCGCCCTTCGGCAGTGCGCCATGGATGGTGATCGGGTGCGAGTTTTCGTGATGAATCGATCAGCACAGGCACCTCCGACGGATAAACTGGTCCCGCCAACGTCGGATACGGATGTGAAGAGAAACACAGATGTGAGTCTCTCGGAAGACACGATGCCCGTTGAATCCACCGATGAGCTGGAGTCCGCTGAGttcaaaaacaattttgggtTCGTGGTGGCTATTCTGGAAAAACGTCACAAACGGCAGTGCGTGGGAAAGTTCCTACCGTTGTCAGCCGGTAAGAAGCACTATCGAATGTTTGCACCACGCGACATGCGTATTCCACCGATGAAAGTTTTACAACACGATCTACCGAACGCCTTCctcgaaccgaacggtggtggtgccggtgatgCTGATGTCATCGATCCAAACGACGTTATCTATCAGGCGGAAATCGTCGAATGGCATGATGAAGTACCGGTCGGCACAATTCTTCGACCGATCGGCAAGTGCGACTCGCTGGAGGTAGAAAATGAGGCCATCCTCGTCGAGTACAATCTGGACGTGACGCCCTACGAGGATAGCATTCTGGCGCAGCTGCCACCACTGCCGTACCGCATCCCGGAGGAGGAACTAGTCCGACGAGAGGATCTAAGGGGCGAGTGTGTCTTCACGATTGATCCAGCCACGGCCCGTGATCTGGACGATGCCCTCAGCTGCAAAGTGCTGTCGGATGGAAACTACGAAATCGTTGTTCACATCTCCGACGTGACGTATTTCTTGCACGAGAGGTCCGATTTGGATGAGCTGGTAAAGCTACGTGCTACTTCCATCTACATGGTTGATGCGGTACACCACATGCTTCCGAAGCAATTGTGCAACACCTGTTCGTTGCTACCGGGCCAGGACAAGCTGGCGTTCTCGGTTATCTGGACGATACGTCCGGACGATGCCAGCGTGCTGAGCACCAGATTCACGCGCAGCGTGATTAACTCGTGCGCCCAACTTTCCTACGAGCATGCCCAGCTGATGCTGGACAATGCAAGCGGCGCCTTAGACGAGGAACGGCTGCCAGAGATTCTGCATGGCCACACGGCGAGTGGATTGCGTGATATCGTCAATCGCCTACAGTCGATCGCGGTGCAAATCAGGAAGCGTCGAATGGACGATGGTTGCCTGAAGATCAACCAACCGAAGCTAACGTTCCGGCTCGATCCTGCCACCGGTCGGCCACTTGACTATGGCGTGTATCAGTTGCGCGCGAGCAACGAAATGATCGAAGActttatgctgctggccaacatGTCCGTGGCAGAAAAAATTAGTTCTTCGTTTCCGGCCATTTCGTTGTTGCGCAATCACCGACCCCCGGCGGGAAACATGATGAAACAGCTTGCCCGTAATCTTGGCGTTCTTGGGCACACGTTCGCGTTCCACAGCTCCAAGGCGATACGTGAATCGATGGAGGCGATCATCGATTCCGCCGAGCATCCGGACGCCGCCAGCAGTGTGCTGAATGTGCTGTTATCGAAACCGATGACCCGCGCCAATTATTTCTGCTCATCGTTCTCCGATTCGCCCCAGGATCATGAACATTTCGCACTGGCCGCTCAAATGTACACGCACTTCACCAGCCCCATTCGGCGGTACGCCGATTGTCTGGTTCATCGTGTTTTGGCCGCCAGCATTGAGGTCGGTGAGGTGCCGCAACGCTCTCCGGACGAACTGCAGCGATTGGCTTCGATCTGCAACGAAAAGAAGTACAACGCGAAGCTGGCAGGCGATGCCAGTTCACAGCTGTACTTCCGCCACTGGCTGCGAATGGTCGGTGAGCACGAAACGATGGCTGCCGTGATGGGGTGTTCGCCTCAGTCCATCGACCTGGTCCTGATCCACACGGGCATTGCGGTCCGGGTAGGAACGAAG aAATTGTCCGCTACATCATCAATTGTAGTTAAACCGATGGAACCAGTGGatagttttttgttggttccgAAGGACACATCCATCCCTTCGCTTGTGCTAAAGCTGTTTGCGAAAGTTCGTGTTACGATCAAAGTCGTCAATGATGCGATTGTCGTGACATCGGTGCTTCCCATCGTTGCTGCGCCGTCTTCAACGCACGATTCAAACACAACGGAGGAAGTCCTCACTGAGAAGACGGTAACGGATTTGTGTGACGATATGGCGTCAGCTAGGGTGTACTGA